DNA sequence from the Candidatus Fluviicola riflensis genome:
TTGCCACATTGGAATACAGTTGTTGAATTTCATCAAAACTAGCTTCGATTTCTTCCGTTGATAAAATTCGTCGTTCCAGCGCTTCTCCCTGTTTGTACATGTTTCGCATGCGGGTGCGATACTTCGATTTCAATGCATTCTGATAATCTTCAAACGTTTTCCATTCCAGGCGAATGGGCAGGAACATATTCGGGTCCAACTTGAATTTCCGGTAATTAAACACCTTCAAATGTTCCGAAGCAATAGACTGGTCTTCGTAAAAATCCTTGATGAGTTGCAAATGAACGGAACCTTTCAATTTTTCCGAATTCCGGATTTGATAGGTCACGTCAGCCAGCGCGTGATACGCATCCTCCGGTGTAATTTCCTGCGAATAAATAAATCCGTGGTCACCACTGATATGTGTATGTCCGCAAATCAGCATTTTTAGTTTTGTCTTTTCTTTAAGTGTTCCTTTGATCTTACTGAATTTTGACCGGGCCTCTTCCCTGCTCCCGTAATCTTTTCCGGATGCGATCACAATTGTAAAAACGGCAGCTGCCACCACTTTCTGACCGTCATAAATCAACGCATACTTAAATCGTTCATCTTCGTTCGACGAGTTTTCCATAGCTGTTAAATACGGAAAACGCATCAGTCCTTTACTTTCAGGTACAATCGCGTTCCACTCGTTTTCAGCAACATAATGAATAGAATCAAACAGTGCAAAACCAAAACGGCAAGGTGTTCTCCGGATTTCAAATTGGTCTTTTTCGTCTTTTAATTTAGAGAGGAAGTCGGATAGTTTTTTCATGAAAGCACTAAAAATGTTCACTAAAAATAAACAATTCGATAAGAAAACCGAGTTGGGTGTAAATCAAACTTTTTATCATGCTTCATTTTTTTTTACTTTTAAATCTGGGCCGGTAAAAATGCCAGTTAATTCAAAAACTTCTTGGCAGCGATAAGACAATCATCATGACAGCAAAAAAATTCACCGTTATATATTCATTCATTCTCCATGAAGGAAAATCCACAGAATTCATTCATGCGTGGACTGAATTGACCAAACTCATTTACCAATACGAAGGTAGTTACGGATCATGTTTGCACCGGGCTTCCGACATCCTGTTTATTGGATACGCACAATGGCCAAGCCTTGAGCAATGGGAACAATCAGGGAGTCGTTTGCCCGCCAACGCAGATAAATTGCGCACGACTATGCGGTCCTGCTGTGTTAAAATCAAAACCGAATACGAACTGGCTGTAGTAAGCGATTTATTGCACGATTCTCTTTTTTCGGAGTTGGATGCAAAAACAACACAGAATGACAACACAAACTGATCTATCTAAGTTGATGGTCGCAATTCCTGCCGGAAGTATAGGTCTGAGAGACGATCGCACCAAACAGCAATGGACAGTTGATCTGAATGCTTTTTTACTGGCTAAATTCCCTGTAACACAAGCGTTCTATTTCGAAATCATGAACGAAACACCTGGCGCTTTTACCGGTAAAAATCTGCCTGTGGAAACCGTAAGTTGGAAAGAAGCTGTTACTTTTTGTAATGCGCTTTCGGCCAAAGAAGGGTTGGAATTGTGTTATTCATTCAGCGATGAAGACGTTACTTTCGATGCTGAAGCCAACGGATACAGGCTTCCTACCGAAGCCGAATGGGAATATGCGTGCAAAGCGGGAACTACTGGAATTCGCTACGGTGAACTGGATGCCATTGCGTGGTACAAAGGCAATTCCGAAAAAACGACACATGAGGTAGGAACAAAAGAGCCCAATGCATGGGGATTGTACGATATGCTGGGTAATGTTTGGGAATGGTGTTCGGATATTTACGACGAAACCGTTTACGGTTCTTACCGCATCTTGAGAGGCGGCGGCTGGTACGACGAAGAACGCGGTTGTTTGGCTACTAATCGCCGGCGCAGTCACCCGACTTCGTTTAAAATCGATGATCTGGGTTTTCGTATTGCCCGGAATAATCCCTGATTCTCCTCTAATCTTTCAAAGAAGGAATTATGTAAAGTTTTTTAACCATAATGTAACACGTTAGGCTGATTCAAAACTCATCTTTATCCTTCATAATTAAACCAAAAAAGATGGACACAGCAAAAAGTGTAGGTATTTGGATGGATTATTCAAAGGCACATGTCATGGAATTTACAACAGCCATCAAAACCGTTTACATAGAATCGGAATTCACTAGCCAGGAAAAAGAAAAAAGCTTGGCAAAAGGCGAAAAATTAATGCACAACAAAGAGCAGCATTTACAGGCAGAATACTATAAAAAACTGGAAGATATCATCAAAAATCATGAGGAGGTTTTATTGTTTGGTCCGTCAAACGCCAAATCTGAATTGGCCAACCTGCTTCGCGCAAACCATCTTTATTCCAACATCAAAATTGATGTGGTTCAAGCAGACAAAATGACTACGAATCAGGAACACGCATTTGTAAGACACCATTTTTCAAGACATTGATGCGCAGGAAAACATTTATTCGATCAATTAATTTAGATCTGCATTGTCTCGAATGGAGACGATATAGGCTATCTTCGTCAGGTAAAACGAATGTCTATGAACCTGGAAGAACTGCTGAAAGACAAACTCACCAAATCGAAAGAGAAAACAGAAACGCTCAGTACATGGTTACTCAACGCTGCACTGAAAACCAATGATCTGATCGAATTTGCCAAAAACCGGAAAGATCCTGATAAGGCCACGTGCATTGAGGCGTTGGAATTTGCAACGAAACAACAACCAACGCTTATGACGACTGATGCTTTTGTGTTTGTCACCACTACGCTCACCGCGAAAGCCCCCCGGGTGAAATGGGAAAGTGCGAAAGTAATTGGCAACACAGCAGCTTTATTTCCCGACCAACTGGATGAATCCATCAGAAACCTGTTGGACAATTCTGAACACGAAGGAACGGTTGTGCGCTGGAGCGCTGCTTATGCTTTGGGTGAAATCATCAAACTTAAAACACCACACAACCACGAACTTATTCCTGCAGTGGAAGCAATTTGTAACCGCGAAGAAAAAAACAGTATTCGTAAAATCTACCTCGACGCGCTTAAAAAAGCAGCAAAGTGACCTTTGGGATTCGAAAGAAATCCACATCTTAGCTCTATCAAAACCTATTGCACATGACTGTAGATGAAGTAATGACAGAGCTGGCTGCTTACGGCAGTCAATCCATCAAAAATATTTTGCTGAAACACGGTGTGAAAGAACCGTTTTTTGGGGTGAAGATCCAGGACCTGAAAGTGATTGAAAAAAGAGTCAAGAAGAATCACGAACTCGCCCTTGGGTTATTTAATACCGGAAATGCGGATGCTATGTATCTCGCAGGATTGATCGCCGATGATAGTCGTATGACCAAAGCTGATTTGCAAACCTGGATCGAAAGAGCCGTTTCCTCCAATATAAGTGAATACACAGTCCCATGGGTATGTGCAGCGAGCAATTTTGGTTTCGAACTGGGCATGGAATGGATCAATGCTGACCAGGAACACATTGCGACAGCCGGTTGGAATACGTTGGGTGGCTTAACCGCATTAAAGCCGGATGATGAATTGGACCTGGAGGCTTACCGTGCGCTGATTGCCCGGATTGAAAAAACAATTCACACTGCAAGAAATCGTGAACGATACGCCATGAACAGTTTTCTGATCGCGGTCGGATCGTATGTTCCGGCATTGACCAACGAGGCCAAAGCTGCCGGCGAAAGAATCGGTGTTGTAACTGTTGATATGAACGGGACTTCGTGCAAAGTTCCGGGGGTCGTGGATTATATCGGTAAAGTGGAAAGCAAAGGAAAACTCGGAAAAAAGAAGAAAACGTTGAAATGCTGATAAACCCAGCTTATAAACTCAGTTCACTAAGTTGTTGAGTTACTAAGTTTTTTAAGTTTCTGACTGCATTTGAAAAACTAAACTATGGAAGTCATCACGCTTGGTTCAGCTTACGTCAATTGGTACCTTTTACGAAGTTCGGAAGGTGTTGTGGTCATCGACACCGGATTTCCGGGATACCTTTCGCAATTGGAACAGGCATTGGAGAATTACCAAATCGATCCGAAAGAACTGAAAGCCATATTACTCACCCATTCTCACAATGATCATATCGGTTGTGCAGAAGCGATACGGCAGCGGTTTCAAGTTCCGGTTTATCTTCATGAAGCGGACTTATCATCGGCGAAGAAAATAAATCACTTTCCACCCTTATGGTTCGTGAAAAACTGTTGGCGCTTGCCCGTGCTGAAATCCATGTTTCATGCGCTTTTCCGTGGAAAAACGGTTGCCACAATAGCATTAAAAGAGGTGATCAGTTTTACTGACGACGAAGAATTACCCGTTCCAGGAAAACCGATTGTTATTCATACACCGGGCCACACATTGGGCGAAAGTTGTTTCTATTTCACCGAAGCCGGATTGTTGTTTAGCGGTGATGCGCTCGTTACCAAAAATGTATTTACAGGTAGTGAAGGCGAACCACAATTATTGCACAACAGCATCAATCCAGATCCGCTCCTGGCAAAACAATCTTTAGAAAAACTAAGGGAAATTGGTGAAATAACGCTTTATCCCGGACATGGGAAATTATGGAAAGGGAATTTGCATGAAGCACTTTTTCAAGAGAAAATTCTAAAATTGTAAGTGTTTAAAACGTTAGAACTCTAAAACAAGTACCGGAAACACTGGCTTACAGAAGCTAAAACAACAATTACAACACATTAACAATGGAAAAACAGCACACCTATCATACGGCCATTCGATGGACCGGCAATAAAGGACACGGAACTACCGGATACCGCAATTACGAACGTGATTACACTATTTCGGCTGAAGGAAAACCGGATATTTCGGGTTCGTCCGATCCTGCATTTCGCGGTGACAAAGCCAAATACAATCCCGAAGATTTATTGCTTGCATCCATAGCGTCCTGCCACATGTTGGGGTACCTGCATTTATGTTCGGAAGCCGGCGTGATCGTTGTTGATTATTCTGATCGCGCTACAGGATTGATGGAAGAAACACCGGATGGCGGTGGCCGGTTCTTGTTCGTAACGCTCTTCCCTGCTGTCACCGTTACCGAATCTTCGATGGTAGAGAAAGCAAATGAACTTCATCACGAAGCAAATAAGTTGTGTTTTATTGCCAATTCGTTGAATTTCAAGGTCGATCATCAACCAACTTGCGTTGTAAAACAGTAGCTTTGTTTTCCGTTTAAACAAAATCGCAATTCCATGAGACCGCAATACATTATTTTGATTTTTCTTACAGCGGTGATTGTGAGCAGTTGCGGCAATGAGCAACCTAAATCATCTCAGGAAACAACCATGAATCCAGGGAAGCCTCAAACGGAAATTCACCAGCAAAACAGTGCAAATCCTGTTAAAAACCCGGATAAGAAAGCTGTTGTGGTGGTAAAAAACGAAGCTGATTATTCCAAAGCATTTTTGGAAGGCTTGCGAAAAAGTACCGGGTTTCGGAAATTCAACCTGCGCGATTCCTTGTTTATCATCAATGATCAAGACACCGTACTTTTTCCTGAAAGTGTGAAAATCGGTGACGAAATTCAGTTTACCGGGCGAAAAGATGAACTGGCTATTGCACTTCGGGTCAAACGAATCAACTACACCACTGTGAGTTACGTGCTCGAAATGGTCGAATTCGGCAATACCAGTCATAACCAGAAAGGAACAGCTGATTTGTCATCCGGGTTCTTTTTGGGTTCGGAATCCATTCAGGATGATGAAGGAGAACTGTATTTTGTGGATGAATACAGCGATGAAAAAAGTGAAGCCTGTAATTTTCAAATCAGAATAGGTAGAGATGAAAAAAGAGGGAATGCACTGTTTGTGAAAATTGCCAAAAGTTGTAACGGAAAAATCAGGAACATCAACATGGATAATTTTCCGATGTTGCTGGAAAAGTAAGCTTGTCAATCATTCCGCCTTCTCACTTCCCGGTCACGCTCATCACGTAAGATCAATCTAAGCGAGCTGTCGCCGGTGATATAATGCCACGCCCAGTTGTAAAACACTACAATTTTATTGCGCACGCTCAAAATGAGCATCAGGTGAAGTACCATCCAAATTAACCATGCAAAATAGCCCTGGAAGTGAAAACGCGGCAATTCGACTACAGCTTTGTGTTTCCCGATGGTCGCCATGGAGCCTTTGTCTTTGTATTCAAAAAGTACTTGCTGTCTGCTTGCCCATTTTCGCTTGAGATTCCTTGCCAGATTTTTCCCCTGGTTGATGGCAACATTGGCCAGCTGTGGATGTCCCTGGGGATATTTCGGAGTTTCCATGTAGGCAATATCACCAATGGCGTAAATGTTCGGATGATGCTCGATCTCCGAAAAACGATTCACTTTATAGCGTGCTTTAAACACAACCTTTTCGTCAATTCCCGGAATGATATTTCCGGTAACACCTGCCGCCCAGATCACTGTTTGGGTCGGAATAACTTCTCCGTTTACCAACGTCAGGTCATGGCCATCATAGTTTTTAACCACCGTTGATGTACGGACATCCACTCCCATTCGCTCCAGGTAAATTCTCGACCATTTTCTGGCTGCTTCTCCCATTGAGTTGAGCGTGTTAGGACTTCCTTCCAACAAAATGATCTTCAGCTTCGAAAAATCAAACTGCGGGTAATCCCGCGGTAATACGTTCCGTTGCATTTCAGCGAAAGCACCCGATAATTCCACGCCGGTTGGTCCAGCTCCAACAATCACTAGATTCATCAACTCTTCCTTCTCTTCATCATCCACAAAAATGATTTTCTCGAATTTGGAAAGAATCGTGTTACGGATATGAATTGTTTGCTGGGTTGATTTCATGGCCATCGTATGCTGCTCAATACTTTCATTTCCGAAAAAATTGGTGCGACATCCGGTAGCGATTATCAGTACGTCATAGGGAATCGTTCCCATCGAGGTTTCGATTTCATTGTGCTCCGGCCTAACAGCGGTCATGGTCGCGTACCTGAAACCGATGTTTTTTGATCTACGGAACAACGCCCGAAATGGAAATGAAATACTCGAAGGTTCCAGCCGCGCACTAGCCACCTGGTAAAAAAGTGGTTGAAACATGTGGTGATTCTGTTTGTCCACCAACAGAATGTCACAATTGGCTTTTGCCAGTTTACGGGCGACATTCAATCCCGCAAAACCTCCACCGATGATGACTATTTTCTTGCGCTCCATGCTTTAAAGGTAGTGACGGCAATTGAGGGAACAGCCGTTTTTCTCAACGAATATGAGTGATTTTAACGATTATTCGCATTTGGATTTTGGGAATAAAACTTCCGTAATATTGCGGGATTACTGATTTTAATAACTTGAAAATCAGTAAATTATCTAAAAATCAATTCCTTAATCTTCAACGACTTCACTCCCGTAAACGTATTCCCTTCAAAAAACTGAATTCTCACCGAATCGAACTCAGCGTAAGTCAGACCGGGATAAATCTGTATTTCAACCGGAGAAAGCTCTTCTGTTTCGGGTATGAACTGCCCGATGAAAAACTGGCCTTTCCGGAACATGACACCGTCTTTGAAATATTCCGCTTCAATCGTAGGATTTGTTTCACCGGAATACAAATACACTTCCCCGGTAACACTCGCGCCAAAATGATTGGATTTATAGGTAGAATCGCTGTAAATCATCAATTGCGGATTGTCGTTGTAATCATCACCCGACAGCTTAAAATAACGATCCTGCGGCATTGGTTTGTTAAACATCAAAAACGTTTGTTGTTTTAAAGTGATAAACCCTTCCTTGGGCAACGTTTCATATGGCAAATGCAAACACCAGCCGTAGCGCAAATCTTCTTTCATAAACACGCGGGCAAACTGCTCGTAATTCATGTCGTCATAATGAAGAATATTGTTTTTCATCTGGTATTCATACACCTGGTACATCCATGTTGTAAGAAGAATAAATGCCAATGTAAACGAGTTTATATACCACTTGGATTGCTGCAATAAAAACGCCAGCGGAATCGCCAGAACGGGCAATACATCAATGTATGGACGCATGCCCAAACCGCCGCCATACCACCAGCACCACCACGACGCGGTTACATAGGTGAAAATGGCAAAAAACACAATACTTCCCCAGAACAAATTTCGTTGGTGGCGATACAATATGTACCATCCTGGAAGCAACAGCAACAATACCGGGGCGAAAATAAAAAACCCTTTACGCCAGCTGAATAGCACATCCCAGATCTTCGGATTACTCCAAAATTCAAAGGTTTCCTTGGTGTACGTATTCAGTGCTAATTTCCCGACTTGATCGTAAGTATTCCACAATTGAAAACCAAGAAAGAGCATAAAAACCACTACTCCGGGTAACAGATGTTTCCAATGTTTGGTAAAAAGTAGCTTTAACCGCCCGAAAAATAGCTGCGTACTTGTAAACATGAACGGTACAAACGCCAGTACCAGCACATTGGTCGGACGAATCATGACTGCCCAGCCCAGGAACAGACAAAACAAAATAAAGTGCTTCGCTGTGTGTTCATCTGCCCATTTCTTGGCGAATAAGAGCATCCAGGCTACAATGGCAAACGAAAACACGTGCGAAAACGGTGTGAGTACGTACGTGAAATAACTGGCGTCGGTTCCGAAAACCAGCATAGACAATACCACTATTATAAAGAACCGATCTATGTGAAAACGTCTCAGCAGAAAATAAATGCCCAAACAGCCGAACAGCAGGTAAAAAACGGACGCGAAATTGGCCATAAACTGGTATGGCTTGCTGTAACCATCGGCAGGATAATCGGTGCTTTTCGCATAAATATGTGCTACCGTAAAAAACGGGATCATCGAGAAAGCCGTTCCTGTGTAATATTTATTGGTAGCCTTTCCCTTGGTAAAGTAAAGGTTATTGGCAAACCGGGAATTTTGATAGGTTTTCTCGATTTTCGGTAAAAACTCAAAGTTGGAAGTTTTGTAAATGAACCATTGAGGCAGGTAACAATAATAGCCGGAACCATCAGACAGAATCGGTTCGCCTTTTTTGGCTTCCTCATTTGTCCAGCCGAAATATCGGTCGGATTTGGTACCGAACGTAACCGCTACGGTGATCATAAAAACAATGAAAAACCATTTTGTATTTAGCAGTTTTCGAATGATTCCCAATACATGCATTACAAAGTAGCTTTTTGTCGTAAGTAAAAATCCAGGATCACCATAGCCGCCATCGCTTCCACAATCGGAACGGCTCTTGGAACCACACACGGATCGTGTCTTCCTTTGCCGGTTAAAGTTGTTTCTTCAAGGTTGGTATCAATGGTTTGCTGTTCGGTCATAATGGTCGCAACCGGTTTAAATGCCACCCTGAAATCAATGGGCATTCCGTTTGAAATACCGCCTTGAATTCCCCCCGAATGGTTGGTCAATGTTGATCCGCCGGCGGTAAACGCATCATTGTGTTGCGAGCCCCGCATTTCAATGCCGTCAAATCCTGAACCGATGGTAAAACCTTTTACCGCGTTGATCGAAAGCATTGCTTTACCTAATTCGGCGTGTAATTTATCGAAAACCGGTTCGCCCAAACCTGCTGGTGTTCCGGTAATGACGCAACGTACACAACCGCCAATGGTATCACCGTCTTTGCGTACTTCGCGAATCAGGTTTTCCATTTGTTCAGCTGTTTCCAGGTCGGGAACCCGAACTGCATTGCTTTCACGTACTTTCGCCAAATCGGCCGACCACGTTCCTTCCCAACGGATGGAACCAACCTGGTCAACAAAAGCATCGATACGAATATTAATTATTGCAAGGAGTTGTTTGGCAATCGCTCCGGCAACCACACGTGCAATGGTTTCACGTGCGCTGGAACGTCCACCACCTCTAGGATCACGGATTCCATATTTTTGCTGGTAAGTAAAATCGGCATGTGACGGACGAAAAGCGGTATTCAACTCATCGTAATCCTGCGGTTTTTGATTTGTATTGCGCACCAAAAACCCGATAGGAGTTCCGGTTGTTTTTCCTTCAAAAATGCCTGAGAAAAATTCGACTTCGTCGGCTTCCTTGCGTTGAGTCACAATGGCCGATTGTCCGGGTTTACGGCGGTCCAATTCATGTTGAATGGCTTCCAAATCGAGTGTAAATCCGGCGGGAACGCCATCAATAACGCCACCTATCCCCGCTCCGTGCGATTCACCGAACGAAGACAACCGAAATATATGGCCGTAAACTGAGCCCATTTAATCGGTTTTAAGCTGGTTTTCCCATTTCGACACAACGGCGGTGGCCACACTGTTTCCAATGACATTTGTCGCGCTGCGTCCCATATCTAATAACGGATCAATTCCCAAAAGCAAAGCCAAACCTGCTTCCGGAATACCGAATGAAGCCAATGTACCGGCAATCACCACCAATGAAGCACGTGGCACACCCGCAATTCCTTTACTGGTAAGCATCAACACCAACAACATAGTCATCTGTGTCCCCATACTCAAATCCATGCCATAACTCTGGGCTATGAACAACGAAGCAAACGTCATATACATCATACTTCCGTCGAGGTTAAACGAATAACCCAGTGGCAATACAAAACTCACAATCTTTTTATCGCAGCCGAAATCTTCCAACTCTTGCATAGTCCTTGGGAAAGCGGCTTCTGAACTCGATGTACTGAAGGCAATTAATACCGGATCTTTGATACGTCTGAATAATCCGAAAATGCGTTTTTTAATAACGATGAACCCGGCAAGGAATAAAATTCCCCACAGCAATAACAAACCACCGTAAAATTCAGCGATGAAAATCACGTAGGTATTTAATACTTCTAATCCTTGTTTCGCAATAATGGCTGCCATCGCACCAAATACAGCAAACGGAGCGAAATTCATGACATATCCGGTGATTTTCAAAATGATGTCTGCCAGCATTTCAAGTGCATTCACCAACGGTTCTACCTTTTTTCCGATTGCAGCACAAGCTACCCCAAAGAACAATGAGAAAACCACAATTTGTAAAATCTCGTTGTGTGCCATGGCCTCAATCGGGCTTTTCGGAAACACGTGATTTAAAAATTCCTTGAACGAAAGTGCAACTTTCTCCACCCCGGTCGATGTTCCTGCATCGGGAAGCGGTAAATCCATCATCAAACCTGGTTTGAACAGGTTCACCAAAATCATTCCCAACAATAAACTCACAAACGAAGCACTGAGGAACCACAATAAGGTCTTTCCTCCAATTCGACCGACAGCTTTGATATCACCCAAACGCGCTACGCCAACTACCAATGTTGAAAACACAAGCAGCGCCACGATCATTTTAATTAATCGCAGGAAAATATTTTCGCTTAACGCCGTGAAATACTGTAGCTTGGTGTCCCTTGATTCGTTGAGTTTTACCTTTTTATCAGCAAGTTTGGTGTTTTCGGCAACAAGTCTATTGGTGTCAATAGCTGATTTTGCAGATAATTCTGCCTGGATCGGAGGTTCTCTATCTGCCTCTTTTTTCTGCAATTTCACATGACTGATCAAAACAGTATTGGCCTGAATCTTGTCATCGATCTTCTGCAACTCCTTATTTTCGTAGTTAACGTAGTTTTTATTCAACAATACGCCAACTCCTATCCCAAGAAATAAGCCGATGAAAATATAGAGCGTTAACCGGCTCTTTTTGCCTCCTGTCTGAACGTGCGCCATAAGTAGTTTAATTACGAATCATGTCTTCGGTGATCTTCAAAATCTCGCGTACTTCTTCCAAAGTCGGAGCTTCGGCATACGTTCTGAGCACTGGTTCGGTTCCTGAAGCGCGGATCATCAACCAGCGATTATCGTCGAAGATAAATTTCCAGCCGTCGATTGTTCCTACTTCACGAACGTTATATTTTCCGAAGGCAGTGTATTTATTAGCGTTGCAATTGGCAACCACTTCGTTTTTCAGGGTTTCGGTCAAATGTAAATCGTTGCGCTCAAACTTAAAAGCGCCGACAATTTCATAAACTTCTGCAATCAATTCGTCCAGCGTCCTGCCTGATTTAGCCATAAATTCCCAGACGATCAAACCCATCCAGATACCATCGCGCTCGGGAATATGTCCTTTTACTGCGATTCCGCCCGATTCTTCACCACCAATCAATACATCTTCTTCCACCATGATTCCGGCAATGTATTTAAAACCGATTTTCACGACTTCCGATTCCAGGTTGTAATGTTTTGCCATCTGGCCAACGCGCGGTGTCGTACTAAATGCCGTAACCACTTTACCTGTTTGGTTTTTATACTTCACCAGGTAATGCATCAGCAACAAAATAATGTGGTGCGAGTCGATGAATTCACCTTTTCCGTTATACAAACCGATTCGGTCGGCATCGCCATCAGTCGCCAGGGCACAATGAATATTTCCTTGTTGCTTGATGTATGTTTCAAGCGGTTGCAGGTTTTTCTGGATTGGTTCGGGAGCTTGTCCGTAAAATGACGGATTGTGCTCGCAATGCAATAATTGCACGTTCGGCAAAATACGACGAATCACATTTTGGCCTGCTCCGTACATGGCATCGTATACCAAATTTAAATCAGACTTGCGAATGGCCTCGAGGTCGAAATGCTGTTCAACGTGCTTTACATAACGCGTTTCAAAATCCACAATTTCCAATTGTCCTTTCGCGAGAAACGGATCCAATTCCACCGAAGCGTAATCAAACGGCACAGCTTCAGGAATAATATCTTCGATTTCCTGTACTTTTTCCGGAGTCAGCGGTCCGCCATAATGTGCTTTTAACTTAAATCCGTTGTATGACGGCGGATTGTGACTGGCTGTAAGAATAATTCCTAAGCCACATGAAAGGTGATTCGCAGCTAACGAAATCATTGGTGTAGAGACAAAACCGCGAGACAATTTCACTTCAATTCCTTCGTGAAGAAGCACTTTTGTTACGGTATCAGCAAATAATTCACCTGCAAACCGGCAATCGTGCCCAACGGCAATTCGCTGATTCAATCCCGATTCTTTGAGCCATTTTGCGGTTGCATAAGCTACGCGAGCTACATTTTCTACTGTAAACTCTTCCGCGATGATAGCTCTCCAGC
Encoded proteins:
- a CDS encoding dicarboxylate/amino acid:cation symporter: MAHVQTGGKKSRLTLYIFIGLFLGIGVGVLLNKNYVNYENKELQKIDDKIQANTVLISHVKLQKKEADREPPIQAELSAKSAIDTNRLVAENTKLADKKVKLNESRDTKLQYFTALSENIFLRLIKMIVALLVFSTLVVGVARLGDIKAVGRIGGKTLLWFLSASFVSLLLGMILVNLFKPGLMMDLPLPDAGTSTGVEKVALSFKEFLNHVFPKSPIEAMAHNEILQIVVFSLFFGVACAAIGKKVEPLVNALEMLADIILKITGYVMNFAPFAVFGAMAAIIAKQGLEVLNTYVIFIAEFYGGLLLLWGILFLAGFIVIKKRIFGLFRRIKDPVLIAFSTSSSEAAFPRTMQELEDFGCDKKIVSFVLPLGYSFNLDGSMMYMTFASLFIAQSYGMDLSMGTQMTMLLVLMLTSKGIAGVPRASLVVIAGTLASFGIPEAGLALLLGIDPLLDMGRSATNVIGNSVATAVVSKWENQLKTD
- a CDS encoding DNA alkylation repair protein, which produces MTVDEVMTELAAYGSQSIKNILLKHGVKEPFFGVKIQDLKVIEKRVKKNHELALGLFNTGNADAMYLAGLIADDSRMTKADLQTWIERAVSSNISEYTVPWVCAASNFGFELGMEWINADQEHIATAGWNTLGGLTALKPDDELDLEAYRALIARIEKTIHTARNRERYAMNSFLIAVGSYVPALTNEAKAAGERIGVVTVDMNGTSCKVPGVVDYIGKVESKGKLGKKKKTLKC
- a CDS encoding FAD-dependent oxidoreductase; the encoded protein is MERKKIVIIGGGFAGLNVARKLAKANCDILLVDKQNHHMFQPLFYQVASARLEPSSISFPFRALFRRSKNIGFRYATMTAVRPEHNEIETSMGTIPYDVLIIATGCRTNFFGNESIEQHTMAMKSTQQTIHIRNTILSKFEKIIFVDDEEKEELMNLVIVGAGPTGVELSGAFAEMQRNVLPRDYPQFDFSKLKIILLEGSPNTLNSMGEAARKWSRIYLERMGVDVRTSTVVKNYDGHDLTLVNGEVIPTQTVIWAAGVTGNIIPGIDEKVVFKARYKVNRFSEIEHHPNIYAIGDIAYMETPKYPQGHPQLANVAINQGKNLARNLKRKWASRQQVLFEYKDKGSMATIGKHKAVVELPRFHFQGYFAWLIWMVLHLMLILSVRNKIVVFYNWAWHYITGDSSLRLILRDERDREVRRRND
- a CDS encoding sulfatase-modifying factor protein — encoded protein: MTTQTDLSKLMVAIPAGSIGLRDDRTKQQWTVDLNAFLLAKFPVTQAFYFEIMNETPGAFTGKNLPVETVSWKEAVTFCNALSAKEGLELCYSFSDEDVTFDAEANGYRLPTEAEWEYACKAGTTGIRYGELDAIAWYKGNSEKTTHEVGTKEPNAWGLYDMLGNVWEWCSDIYDETVYGSYRILRGGGWYDEERGCLATNRRRSHPTSFKIDDLGFRIARNNP
- a CDS encoding peroxiredoxin, translated to MEKQHTYHTAIRWTGNKGHGTTGYRNYERDYTISAEGKPDISGSSDPAFRGDKAKYNPEDLLLASIASCHMLGYLHLCSEAGVIVVDYSDRATGLMEETPDGGGRFLFVTLFPAVTVTESSMVEKANELHHEANKLCFIANSLNFKVDHQPTCVVKQ
- a CDS encoding phosphoglucosamine mutase, which gives rise to MATKIKFGTDGWRAIIAEEFTVENVARVAYATAKWLKESGLNQRIAVGHDCRFAGELFADTVTKVLLHEGIEVKLSRGFVSTPMISLAANHLSCGLGIILTASHNPPSYNGFKLKAHYGGPLTPEKVQEIEDIIPEAVPFDYASVELDPFLAKGQLEIVDFETRYVKHVEQHFDLEAIRKSDLNLVYDAMYGAGQNVIRRILPNVQLLHCEHNPSFYGQAPEPIQKNLQPLETYIKQQGNIHCALATDGDADRIGLYNGKGEFIDSHHIILLLMHYLVKYKNQTGKVVTAFSTTPRVGQMAKHYNLESEVVKIGFKYIAGIMVEEDVLIGGEESGGIAVKGHIPERDGIWMGLIVWEFMAKSGRTLDELIAEVYEIVGAFKFERNDLHLTETLKNEVVANCNANKYTAFGKYNVREVGTIDGWKFIFDDNRWLMIRASGTEPVLRTYAEAPTLEEVREILKITEDMIRN
- a CDS encoding chorismate synthase; translated protein: MGSVYGHIFRLSSFGESHGAGIGGVIDGVPAGFTLDLEAIQHELDRRKPGQSAIVTQRKEADEVEFFSGIFEGKTTGTPIGFLVRNTNQKPQDYDELNTAFRPSHADFTYQQKYGIRDPRGGGRSSARETIARVVAGAIAKQLLAIINIRIDAFVDQVGSIRWEGTWSADLAKVRESNAVRVPDLETAEQMENLIREVRKDGDTIGGCVRCVITGTPAGLGEPVFDKLHAELGKAMLSINAVKGFTIGSGFDGIEMRGSQHNDAFTAGGSTLTNHSGGIQGGISNGMPIDFRVAFKPVATIMTEQQTIDTNLEETTLTGKGRHDPCVVPRAVPIVEAMAAMVILDFYLRQKATL